A portion of the Chondrinema litorale genome contains these proteins:
- a CDS encoding PQQ-dependent sugar dehydrogenase, translating into MNFKSIASIIVLCILLVSCGEKNVVDLPAESYIVETIATPPGLRAETGGIAFLPDGRLIACFHLGEVMTYDPKSKRWTVFAKGLHDPLGIYPISNNEVWVMQRPELTKLVDTDNDGEADLYETITDDFGMSGNYHEFAFGPEPDGKGDFYITLNTASNGAGVRNEKRGEYNPNGRPGRMYSAVPYRGWIMHLDIETGKLEPFASGVRSPNGLEVDDEGNLFVTDNQGDWLGTSKLFHIKKGKFYGHPAGLVWEKGFEDVDPLQLPPAVLNKMRQPAAVLFPHGIMANSPTQPLVDRTEGKFGPFAGQLLVGEMDHEYVMRVMLEEVDGELQGACVALVDSIGLRKGNNRLAFAPDGSLWIGQNDHGWLGDEGIQRLIYTGKVPTDVLNMSLTDKGFQLTFTKEMSQQAAENPENFKFKRYYYKYHRRYGSPQTDVQDVKIQAINYNPESKTTTVELDTLKPGYVYDLEINNMAAADGDSLVNNHLYYTLNRLRN; encoded by the coding sequence ATGAATTTCAAAAGTATTGCATCAATTATAGTCCTTTGTATACTATTAGTTTCTTGTGGGGAGAAAAATGTAGTGGATTTGCCAGCGGAATCTTATATAGTAGAAACTATAGCCACTCCTCCGGGGCTACGTGCTGAAACCGGAGGTATTGCTTTTTTACCAGATGGCAGATTAATAGCTTGTTTCCATTTAGGCGAGGTAATGACATATGATCCTAAAAGCAAAAGATGGACAGTGTTTGCTAAAGGTTTACACGATCCTTTAGGTATATATCCGATAAGTAATAATGAGGTTTGGGTGATGCAAAGACCTGAGTTAACTAAGTTGGTAGATACAGATAATGATGGCGAGGCAGATTTGTATGAAACCATTACAGATGATTTTGGCATGTCTGGTAATTACCATGAGTTTGCTTTTGGACCAGAACCAGATGGAAAAGGAGATTTTTATATCACTTTAAATACAGCTTCTAATGGAGCAGGTGTAAGAAACGAAAAAAGAGGTGAATATAATCCGAATGGAAGACCGGGGAGAATGTACTCGGCAGTGCCTTATCGTGGTTGGATTATGCATTTAGATATTGAAACTGGAAAACTAGAACCTTTTGCAAGTGGTGTTCGCTCTCCAAATGGACTTGAAGTAGATGATGAAGGAAATTTATTTGTGACTGATAATCAAGGTGACTGGTTAGGTACAAGTAAATTGTTCCACATTAAAAAAGGAAAGTTTTATGGGCATCCGGCAGGTTTGGTTTGGGAAAAGGGTTTTGAAGATGTTGATCCTTTGCAACTCCCTCCAGCAGTGCTTAACAAAATGCGTCAACCAGCAGCAGTACTTTTTCCTCATGGTATAATGGCTAATTCACCCACACAACCTTTAGTAGATAGAACCGAAGGAAAGTTCGGGCCATTTGCCGGACAGTTGTTAGTAGGAGAGATGGATCACGAATATGTAATGCGTGTGATGTTAGAAGAAGTGGATGGTGAATTACAAGGAGCTTGTGTGGCATTGGTAGATTCTATCGGATTAAGAAAAGGAAATAATAGACTGGCTTTTGCTCCCGATGGTAGCCTTTGGATTGGGCAAAATGACCACGGCTGGTTAGGTGACGAAGGTATCCAAAGACTTATTTATACGGGTAAAGTACCAACCGATGTGCTAAATATGAGTCTGACAGATAAAGGCTTTCAGCTCACTTTTACCAAAGAAATGTCTCAGCAAGCAGCTGAAAATCCGGAAAACTTTAAATTCAAAAGATATTATTACAAATATCATAGAAGATATGGTTCACCTCAAACCGATGTGCAGGATGTGAAAATACAAGCTATCAACTACAATCCTGAAAGCAAAACAACTACTGTAGAGCTCGATACGCTAAAACCGGGTTATGTTTATGACCTCGAAATAAATAACATGGCTGCTGCAGATGGAGACTCTTTGGTTAACAATCATCTCTATTACACACTCAATCGACTGAGAAATTAA
- a CDS encoding GAF domain-containing SpoIIE family protein phosphatase → MKLRRIHMQRLAVLLASISWIFLLGIAMIEQYRFSHLNIMEEYVPIAIEGALLNSFIIFTYIFLWLQSRKNESQPFHNLIWKVFLTGMVCTLFSGVLSLAASLIGINGDTQKLVNIFTFRVDFGLLTIFLLTTFNTWKRMILYEKTRYAVIVWFLFEIALFSTLTSHFFQLTESESILINVSRAAFFIIIMLLSVNLKWVPHLVFNQKITSVFQLLVSLFCLAYFFANIISYYDDPTLQIEDYSENIFYSVLSIFIIVYGISSLLVILFNLPTSSVFEKKLKELSIFQELSSEITEGKNDNQIYKMLLESAGSSVSADACWLEVHQQDVFLYKDITKEDTALIKKEIYQAGYNEKKLKIITKRRLLPFQTKSQYNSILAVPLISGDEYLGIMVLLKKLTNAFDNTMISMVNTFSAQAGIAIQNFKLISQVVESERYKNELEIAKAVQERLLPEKLQVNGTFEFFAKSKPATEVGGDYYDLHRLSEHEYVVIIADVAGKGISAAFNMAQMKGIFQGLVRLNLNPDEFLIKANAALTSCLEKSAFITASYFHINTETFKIRYARAGHCPTLFYRDAKDKVEYLETDGLGLGIIRNESYKNYVSINEISYQKNDIMMLYTDGIVEAQNTETKEIYGFERLHEYFENNHDKSIENIGNTLISNLNIFTNAGNINDDFTILLIKF, encoded by the coding sequence ATGAAACTGAGACGGATACATATGCAGAGACTGGCAGTTTTATTAGCTTCAATCAGTTGGATATTCCTTTTAGGAATAGCTATGATTGAACAATACCGTTTCTCTCATTTAAATATAATGGAAGAATATGTGCCGATTGCTATTGAAGGCGCTCTGTTAAATTCTTTTATCATCTTCACTTATATTTTTCTTTGGTTACAGTCTCGCAAAAACGAATCTCAGCCATTCCACAACCTTATCTGGAAAGTTTTTCTTACAGGTATGGTCTGTACACTTTTTTCTGGTGTATTATCATTAGCAGCTTCGCTAATAGGAATAAATGGTGACACCCAAAAACTGGTTAATATTTTTACTTTTAGGGTAGACTTCGGCTTGTTAACCATATTTCTGCTTACCACATTTAATACTTGGAAGCGGATGATATTATATGAAAAAACGCGCTATGCTGTTATTGTTTGGTTTCTATTTGAAATAGCACTTTTCTCAACTCTAACTTCTCATTTCTTTCAGCTCACAGAATCAGAAAGTATTCTAATTAATGTATCCAGAGCTGCTTTCTTTATTATTATTATGCTACTCAGCGTAAATCTGAAATGGGTACCCCATCTGGTATTTAACCAGAAAATTACTAGCGTTTTTCAATTGTTGGTTTCATTATTCTGTTTGGCTTATTTCTTTGCCAATATAATTTCGTATTACGATGATCCTACTTTGCAGATAGAAGATTATTCAGAAAACATCTTCTATTCTGTGTTATCAATATTTATCATTGTATATGGCATTAGCTCACTACTGGTTATTCTTTTTAACCTACCCACCTCTTCTGTTTTCGAAAAAAAGTTAAAAGAGCTATCAATCTTTCAAGAACTCAGTAGTGAAATAACTGAAGGTAAAAACGACAATCAGATTTATAAAATGCTTTTGGAGAGTGCAGGCTCTTCTGTTTCGGCAGACGCTTGTTGGCTAGAAGTACACCAACAAGATGTTTTCCTATATAAAGACATTACAAAAGAAGATACTGCCCTTATTAAAAAAGAAATTTATCAGGCAGGTTATAATGAGAAAAAACTTAAGATAATAACAAAGAGGCGCCTTTTACCTTTTCAAACAAAATCTCAATATAATTCCATTTTGGCAGTACCGCTTATTTCTGGCGATGAATACCTCGGGATAATGGTATTACTTAAAAAGCTTACAAATGCATTTGATAATACGATGATCTCTATGGTAAATACATTCTCTGCTCAAGCCGGTATTGCCATCCAAAATTTCAAGCTGATATCTCAAGTTGTTGAAAGTGAAAGGTATAAAAATGAATTGGAGATTGCCAAAGCTGTACAAGAACGCTTATTACCTGAAAAACTTCAGGTAAATGGTACATTTGAATTTTTTGCTAAATCTAAACCAGCTACAGAAGTTGGCGGTGATTATTACGACCTCCATCGATTAAGCGAGCACGAATATGTAGTGATTATAGCAGATGTAGCCGGCAAAGGAATTTCTGCAGCATTTAATATGGCTCAAATGAAAGGGATTTTCCAAGGATTGGTAAGGCTTAACCTTAATCCCGACGAATTCTTAATTAAAGCAAATGCTGCATTAACAAGCTGTTTAGAAAAATCTGCATTTATTACTGCAAGTTATTTCCACATCAATACAGAAACCTTTAAGATCAGATATGCGCGCGCAGGTCACTGCCCTACTTTATTTTACAGAGATGCAAAAGATAAGGTAGAATATCTAGAAACAGATGGCCTAGGTTTAGGAATTATTCGTAACGAAAGTTATAAAAATTACGTGAGTATAAATGAGATAAGCTATCAGAAAAACGACATTATGATGCTCTATACTGATGGCATAGTAGAAGCACAAAATACTGAAACTAAAGAGATTTATGGATTCGAAAGGTTGCACGAATATTTTGAAAACAACCATGATAAATCTATAGAAAATATTGGTAATACACTCATTTCTAACTTGAATATCTTTACCAATGCTGGAAACATTAATGACGATTTTACCATTTTACTTATAAAATTCTGA
- a CDS encoding plastocyanin/azurin family copper-binding protein, translating into MSGKHTNKLTASFRFKSVLSFAIIALFFLVAARNINLDVQKDDFREIRIKAIAGLKYDIVRFAVKPGEKIRIIFENTDDMAHNMVFTRPGKRESVVREAQMMGGSGAAKNYIPESEDVLWNTKILEIEDTQTLEFTAPEEEAVYPYACTYPGHGFVMYGAMYVTTDALPPLETDENIPENQRTSEFQEELASPHPYLMTYPMFYRTFMPECSPAAIAVAMSAKHSYCWDATNCMLRYSWKGGFVDNTAHWKGNGNAFSEIKGDIYFKRSNQFPFSIGAPDSLMMPDFNGYQIDKQGFPQFNYTLGKVMFREKVLPLTEDAGIKIQYETSHADEPLYFRLPQDKTVTVQVDKGVEEGGIIKLSPEEAKLFSVTFTSIHQQHHQH; encoded by the coding sequence ATGTCAGGTAAACATACCAATAAATTAACAGCATCCTTCCGATTTAAATCTGTCTTATCTTTTGCTATAATCGCTTTATTTTTTTTGGTAGCAGCCAGAAATATTAATTTAGATGTACAAAAAGACGACTTTAGGGAGATTCGAATAAAAGCGATTGCAGGATTAAAATATGATATCGTAAGATTTGCAGTAAAGCCTGGCGAAAAGATCAGGATTATATTTGAAAATACAGATGATATGGCCCATAATATGGTTTTCACAAGACCAGGCAAGCGAGAGTCTGTAGTGAGAGAAGCCCAAATGATGGGGGGTAGTGGTGCTGCAAAAAATTATATTCCTGAGTCTGAAGATGTATTATGGAATACTAAAATTCTGGAGATTGAAGATACTCAAACACTAGAATTTACAGCACCAGAAGAAGAAGCTGTTTATCCATATGCCTGTACATACCCTGGCCATGGTTTTGTAATGTATGGGGCAATGTATGTTACTACAGATGCTTTACCTCCATTAGAAACAGATGAGAATATTCCTGAAAACCAACGTACATCGGAGTTTCAGGAAGAATTAGCTTCTCCACACCCTTATCTAATGACTTATCCAATGTTTTACAGAACATTTATGCCAGAGTGTAGTCCGGCTGCTATTGCTGTGGCTATGTCTGCAAAACATTCTTATTGTTGGGATGCAACTAACTGCATGTTGCGCTATAGTTGGAAAGGAGGATTTGTTGATAATACGGCTCATTGGAAAGGTAATGGAAATGCATTTTCAGAAATAAAAGGAGATATTTACTTTAAAAGGTCCAATCAATTTCCGTTTAGCATTGGTGCGCCAGATAGTTTAATGATGCCAGATTTCAACGGATATCAGATTGATAAACAAGGTTTTCCTCAATTCAATTATACACTTGGGAAGGTGATGTTTAGAGAAAAAGTATTACCATTAACAGAAGATGCAGGTATTAAGATTCAGTATGAAACTTCTCATGCTGATGAGCCTTTATATTTCCGTTTACCTCAAGATAAAACAGTAACTGTTCAGGTTGATAAAGGAGTTGAAGAAGGAGGAATAATTAAACTTTCTCCTGAAGAAGCTAAATTATTTTCAGTTACTTTTACAAGTATTCACCAGCAGCACCATCAACATTAA
- a CDS encoding glycoside hydrolase 5 family protein: protein MKFTLLGLTTSYLFLLTMGITSAQSFIKINNQKFIKNNRPYYFIGTNFWYGMNLGAEQSGDRERLIRELDHLKKLGINNLRIMAGSEGPDTEPWRMTPSLQPELGIYNKDLLQGLDYLLDEMRKREMYAVVCLNNFWPWSGGMAQYVNWYENSEIPYPPPAEGGSWSKYQFYTARFYKDKNAIEAFNKHIKKIVGRVNSYTKIAYKDDPTIMAWQLANEPRGILSKKAFNKWIDKTTGLIKSLDKNHLVTVGSEGKTHTTFSGNQVKKNHNSKHVDYMTIHVWAQNWEWFNPEKADETLILSKDKAEKYIEKHIEFAKKLKMPLVLEEFGISRDLNDHSTEAPVSVRDEYYEFIFSKVIELAKAGTPLAGCNFWAWGGEGRPSTPKAIWKNGDDFIGDPPHEYQGWYSVYNTDESTIEVIKTATEKINQVK from the coding sequence ATGAAATTTACACTCTTAGGTCTAACAACTTCATACTTATTTTTATTAACCATGGGTATTACCTCTGCACAGAGTTTTATTAAAATCAACAATCAGAAATTTATCAAAAATAACAGGCCGTATTATTTTATTGGCACAAACTTTTGGTATGGAATGAACCTAGGTGCAGAACAAAGTGGTGATAGAGAAAGGCTGATTAGAGAATTAGACCACCTTAAAAAATTGGGTATAAACAACCTGAGAATTATGGCTGGCAGTGAAGGACCTGATACCGAACCTTGGAGAATGACACCTTCTTTACAACCAGAACTTGGAATTTACAATAAAGATTTACTGCAAGGCCTCGATTATTTGCTTGATGAGATGCGCAAAAGAGAGATGTACGCAGTTGTATGCCTTAATAACTTTTGGCCTTGGTCTGGGGGAATGGCTCAATATGTAAACTGGTACGAAAATTCTGAAATTCCATATCCACCTCCAGCAGAAGGAGGAAGTTGGTCTAAATATCAGTTTTATACGGCTCGCTTTTATAAAGATAAAAATGCAATTGAGGCTTTTAATAAGCATATAAAGAAAATTGTGGGCAGAGTAAATAGCTACACTAAAATTGCTTACAAAGACGACCCAACAATAATGGCTTGGCAACTTGCTAACGAACCAAGAGGCATTTTATCTAAAAAAGCTTTTAATAAGTGGATTGATAAAACAACAGGTTTAATTAAATCTTTAGATAAAAACCATTTAGTAACGGTAGGAAGCGAAGGAAAAACACATACTACTTTTTCTGGTAATCAGGTAAAGAAAAACCATAACAGTAAGCATGTAGACTACATGACCATACATGTATGGGCTCAAAACTGGGAATGGTTCAATCCTGAAAAAGCTGACGAGACACTCATTTTGTCTAAAGATAAAGCTGAAAAGTACATCGAAAAACACATAGAGTTTGCCAAGAAACTAAAAATGCCATTGGTACTGGAAGAGTTTGGAATTTCCAGAGACTTGAACGATCACTCAACAGAAGCTCCTGTCTCAGTTCGTGATGAATACTATGAATTTATATTCTCAAAAGTGATTGAGCTAGCGAAAGCTGGTACTCCACTGGCAGGTTGTAATTTTTGGGCATGGGGCGGAGAAGGCAGACCAAGCACTCCAAAAGCTATTTGGAAAAACGGTGATGATTTTATTGGCGATCCACCACACGAATATCAGGGTTGGTATTCAGTTTATAACACTGATGAAAGTACTATTGAAGTAATTAAAACTGCTACAGAAAAAATTAATCAGGTTAAGTAA
- a CDS encoding MATE family efflux transporter, whose amino-acid sequence MSQARSKNDNKQDILSKDMWQLMLKLTPPGIIGMSVNAINTFVDAVYVGQFIDQDALAAISLVFPLLMITGAFSVMIGVGSSSLLSRAIGANDTEVVKKIFGNLNAMSLIVTMLIAIPSYIYASELIAFLGGSEKVVAYGTIYYRVLIIGTFLRVYSVSTNMLIRAEGALKEAMTYAGLNAVVNMIFCPIFILVFDMGIAGAAWATNVAMLTYSLLNIRFFAKGKGAYNAQWKSISLDFSILPNVLSVGGSAMLLQLMFFIQQTAVFKSVAYYGNETDIAFMGAVYRIVMLTIVPVFGFVQALQPVVGINYGAENYLRVKEAFIKFTAGASILMSLVWLPLMIFPEGILSIILPNNSLSAEYIMFYRVMVILLPVLPIYFCGISFYQSMGEGKLASVVLISRQVVLFIPVVLILPKYFGLGGVFFSAPIVDLFLIVVLLFLLSNRLSKLNTMKQAVV is encoded by the coding sequence ATGTCTCAAGCCCGCAGCAAAAACGACAATAAGCAAGACATTCTTAGTAAAGATATGTGGCAGCTCATGCTTAAACTGACGCCTCCGGGTATTATTGGCATGTCTGTAAATGCAATAAATACTTTTGTAGATGCAGTGTATGTTGGCCAATTTATAGATCAAGATGCTTTAGCCGCTATCTCATTAGTATTTCCTCTTTTAATGATTACAGGAGCATTTTCTGTAATGATTGGTGTAGGTTCATCTTCATTATTAAGCAGAGCTATTGGAGCAAACGATACCGAAGTAGTTAAAAAGATTTTTGGTAATCTGAATGCAATGAGCTTGATAGTTACGATGCTTATTGCCATTCCAAGTTACATTTATGCATCAGAGTTGATCGCTTTTTTAGGAGGTAGCGAAAAAGTTGTGGCATATGGTACTATTTACTACCGTGTGTTAATTATTGGTACTTTCCTTAGAGTTTATTCTGTTTCTACCAACATGCTTATAAGGGCAGAAGGAGCATTAAAAGAGGCTATGACTTATGCCGGATTGAATGCCGTAGTAAACATGATTTTCTGCCCAATATTTATTCTGGTTTTTGATATGGGAATTGCCGGAGCTGCATGGGCTACCAATGTCGCTATGTTAACATACTCACTTTTAAACATTCGATTTTTTGCAAAGGGAAAAGGAGCTTACAATGCTCAGTGGAAAAGCATCTCTCTAGATTTCAGTATTTTGCCCAATGTACTTTCTGTAGGAGGTTCAGCTATGCTATTGCAACTGATGTTTTTTATTCAACAAACGGCAGTTTTTAAAAGTGTAGCCTATTATGGCAATGAGACAGATATAGCTTTTATGGGAGCAGTTTACAGAATTGTAATGCTAACAATTGTTCCTGTATTTGGCTTTGTTCAGGCATTACAACCAGTAGTTGGTATTAATTACGGTGCCGAAAATTACTTGAGAGTTAAAGAGGCTTTTATCAAATTTACAGCAGGTGCTTCCATCTTAATGTCTCTGGTTTGGTTACCATTAATGATATTTCCCGAAGGCATACTTTCTATCATTTTGCCTAATAATTCTCTCAGTGCAGAATATATTATGTTTTACAGAGTAATGGTGATTTTACTGCCTGTGTTACCTATTTATTTCTGTGGGATATCCTTTTATCAGTCTATGGGAGAAGGAAAGTTGGCAAGTGTAGTGTTAATTTCCAGACAGGTAGTTTTGTTTATTCCTGTTGTGTTGATATTACCAAAATATTTCGGTTTAGGAGGAGTGTTTTTTAGCGCGCCAATTGTCGACCTATTTTTAATAGTAGTGCTATTATTTTTGTTATCAAATCGACTTTCTAAACTAAATACAATGAAACAGGCTGTTGTCTGA
- a CDS encoding BamA/TamA family outer membrane protein, producing the protein MNYNRSHQILRHSFCLICLYCLFSFDSFCQNKNGNENTSGDSLRVEQINIFGNRITKEKIIIRELSFREGTLIAKDNIEQYLEKETNRLRNTNLFVTQEIAFYPTTENNIVINVFLKERWYTFPIPLIELADRSFNEWWTNQNKDLSRIEYGLNFKRKNFRGRKEDLGLLLRFGFTKQLRLLYRVPFLDKKQSLGLTVRTSYSENNNISYNTIGNKLQNVEYDKNIMRRQFDFGLALTKRVGFYDFHNIDINYRNLKVADTVSYLNPEYFLNGQDLHRYFQLRYTYTHDYRDFSAYPLKGHILNISLEKTGLGIFDDVDLLIFKTSYAKYMDLGKNFYLGSSFSGKVSLPETQPYIHMRALGYRQDFIRGYDLYVIEGQHFGLTKNTLRFKFLDEKMDAGKFIPIDQFNVIPIEMYFKGYIDVGYVRNSTTNFYNEALSNKPLWGTGFGLDIVTFYNAVIRLEYSFNSRNENGFFLYFSSDL; encoded by the coding sequence ATGAACTACAATAGATCACATCAAATTTTAAGACATAGTTTTTGTCTGATTTGCTTATACTGCTTATTTTCTTTCGACAGCTTTTGCCAGAATAAAAATGGCAATGAAAACACTTCGGGTGATAGCCTTCGTGTAGAACAGATAAATATTTTTGGTAACCGCATTACCAAAGAGAAAATTATAATTAGAGAATTGTCTTTTCGTGAGGGGACATTAATTGCGAAAGACAATATTGAGCAATATCTCGAAAAAGAAACCAACAGACTGCGAAATACTAATTTGTTTGTTACTCAAGAAATTGCTTTTTATCCTACCACAGAGAATAATATAGTAATTAACGTTTTTCTTAAAGAACGTTGGTATACATTCCCAATACCTCTTATAGAACTTGCCGATAGAAGCTTTAATGAGTGGTGGACCAACCAAAATAAAGATTTAAGTCGAATTGAATATGGGCTTAACTTCAAGAGAAAAAACTTTAGAGGTAGAAAAGAAGATTTAGGTTTATTACTCCGCTTTGGCTTTACTAAGCAGTTAAGGTTACTTTATAGAGTGCCTTTTCTAGATAAAAAGCAAAGCCTTGGCTTAACAGTAAGAACCAGTTATTCTGAAAATAATAATATTTCTTACAATACAATTGGCAATAAGCTACAGAATGTAGAATACGATAAGAATATTATGCGTCGTCAGTTTGATTTTGGTTTGGCATTAACCAAAAGAGTTGGCTTTTACGATTTTCATAATATTGACATCAATTATAGAAATCTCAAAGTAGCAGATACTGTATCTTACCTAAATCCAGAATATTTTTTGAATGGCCAAGATTTGCATCGCTATTTTCAATTAAGGTATACTTACACCCACGATTATAGAGACTTTAGTGCATATCCATTAAAAGGACATATCTTGAATATATCCTTGGAAAAAACTGGTTTGGGTATTTTTGATGATGTTGATTTACTTATTTTTAAAACCAGTTACGCAAAATACATGGACTTAGGTAAGAACTTTTACTTGGGAAGTTCATTTTCTGGAAAGGTTTCTTTGCCAGAAACTCAGCCATATATACATATGAGAGCTTTAGGTTACAGGCAAGATTTTATTCGTGGATATGATTTGTATGTAATTGAAGGGCAGCATTTTGGCTTAACAAAAAATACCCTAAGGTTTAAGTTTTTGGATGAAAAAATGGATGCTGGAAAATTTATTCCTATCGACCAGTTTAATGTTATTCCTATAGAAATGTACTTTAAAGGATACATAGATGTCGGTTATGTGAGAAACTCTACCACCAATTTTTATAATGAAGCACTATCTAACAAACCACTCTGGGGAACAGGATTCGGTTTAGATATTGTTACTTTTTACAATGCAGTAATACGTTTAGAGTATTCGTTTAACTCTCGAAACGAAAATGGCTTTTTCTTATATTTCTCAAGCGATCTTTAA
- a CDS encoding NAD(P)H-binding protein: MRISILGAGWLGLALGEYLVKKGYEVNGSVTTASKIEILKSKGINPFHFGLNPAPEPKGVIEKFLDADVIVIGIPPSRKSDDMDTFHPAQMKELTKYMLEGEIRKTIYISSTSVYPSPNKEVKESDATKPDVFVGNPMVLAERVLRQTGPLDTTVLRVGGLMGYNRIPGKYASGKKDLDNGNSPVNFVHRDDVIGVIEQVIEQGKWNRVFNVSAPEHPLRKDLYPEMANRFGFEPPVFNYSSPADYKIVNTDKLAMELKYEFKYPDPFTFYYEL, encoded by the coding sequence ATGAGAATTAGTATTTTAGGCGCTGGATGGCTTGGTCTGGCTTTAGGAGAATACCTTGTAAAAAAAGGCTACGAGGTAAATGGAAGTGTAACAACTGCTTCAAAAATTGAGATTTTAAAGTCAAAAGGAATTAATCCTTTTCACTTTGGCCTAAATCCGGCACCAGAACCTAAAGGTGTAATTGAAAAATTTCTTGACGCAGATGTAATTGTAATCGGAATACCTCCATCGAGAAAATCTGATGATATGGATACCTTCCATCCTGCGCAAATGAAAGAACTCACTAAGTATATGTTGGAGGGAGAAATTAGAAAAACAATTTACATCAGTTCTACTTCGGTATATCCATCACCAAATAAAGAAGTAAAAGAATCTGATGCAACCAAGCCAGATGTTTTTGTAGGAAACCCAATGGTACTGGCAGAAAGAGTATTAAGACAAACTGGCCCTTTAGATACTACTGTATTGAGAGTTGGCGGACTTATGGGTTACAATAGAATTCCCGGAAAATATGCTTCGGGTAAAAAAGATTTAGATAATGGTAACTCCCCTGTAAATTTTGTGCATCGAGATGATGTAATCGGTGTAATTGAGCAGGTAATTGAGCAAGGAAAATGGAATAGAGTATTCAATGTCTCCGCTCCAGAGCATCCATTAAGAAAAGATTTATATCCAGAAATGGCAAATAGATTTGGTTTTGAACCACCAGTTTTTAACTATTCTTCTCCTGCCGATTATAAAATTGTAAATACAGATAAACTGGCTATGGAACTTAAATATGAGTTCAAGTATCCAGATCCGTTTACATTCTATTATGAACTGTAG